One genomic window of Pempheris klunzingeri isolate RE-2024b chromosome 12, fPemKlu1.hap1, whole genome shotgun sequence includes the following:
- the LOC139211170 gene encoding uncharacterized protein isoform X1 produces MYRPGKPEHGQRPFGPPPPHGPPFGLRGPCGVPPPGHLPSRSGGTFSTPAPDSHFLHNRPPRGHFISPHCSSFSIDRSAVIALGGRQQIVPPAEPPHTQVRQWNITPVDRHPPDNSDAGEEFLRCIAANKPLPDYLKGNMAYNLADAFKSAKVLKDAVQSDLEFQRHMTRSKSRSRSRGRSRGKSRAKSRARSKSRARSRSRGRSKSRARGRSQARSKSSAHSRKRSRSHSRSKKKSHVRSKSRVRRSKSRSSSGEKSRGKDKKRKRSPSHSCSSSVSSNNNQAGNSLLEGLKLVMDSKELEERLPSLKDAILTIQASNESPNVKCERPQQHDSQENSTSLENDSMLLPHDRVGSDFSWLQVQNQEDSAAQKANELEDEESFLYGSEDTGVKQISESSTTLFAAFSQIGEHPKLQEMDSLALASQQHQNKSIFSTFGDLRDPKQPLQTTSSSLASASLDSSETEKIKNILKNLGTTDISNIMVKMQGQKEEKQLSPAYPGSDISAAGLALPALSNPNVRQALESLQSLIKATKEKRVKRDDIGMPQTSSNKHKAGDDERLREKQARISKMESLMKELEGLMKQDGLIFLTPVIGFYCQKCEEFIGDLSSAENHAAIHRHCNCGSKTEMDKHAGDKGHSHHFSSSSKPHPHPSDRRDHRDYSTRKDSTGDHRSHRDYQRDWRDERDQTRTFDDHRSHRAGQENISLKEEMRKERMLITVSHGLTPPPHIRVKEEVNKEQAIVSNGKVKGEDSKGQPSIDSKDKDESSDGSDAHKGKTPKTKSPKKKKKKEKKKKEKRDKS; encoded by the exons ATGTACCGCCCAGGTAAACCGGAGCACGGACAGCGGCCGTTCGGACCTCCACCTCCCCATGGCCCTCCATTCGGACTCAGGGGCCCCTGTGGGGTTCCTCCTCCTGGACACTTGCCGTCACGATCTGGTGGAACATTTTCGACCCCAGCACCTGATAGCCATTTTCTCCACAACAGGCCACCAAGAGGGCATTTCATCAGT CCCCACTGTAGCAGCTTCTCCATAGACCGTAGTGCAGTGATTGCTTTGGGAGGCAGGCAGCAGATCGTCCCTCCTGCAGAACCACCGCACACTCAGGTCCGACAGTGGAATATCACTCCTGTGGACCGTCATCCTCCAGACAACAG TGATGCTGGTGAGGAATTCCTGAGATGCATTGCAGCTAACAAGCCTCTCCCAGACTATCTCAAAGGGAACATGGCATACAACCTGGCTGATGCATTTAAGTCCGCCAAAGTTCTGAAAGACGCAGTCCAGTCAGACCTTGAATTCCAGAGGCATATGACCAGGAGCAAAAGCCGTAGTCGCAGTCGTGGCAGAAGTCGGGGGAAATCTCGAGCCAAGAGCCGAGCACGAAGCAAAAGCAGAGCACGCAGTCGAAGCAGAGGAAGGAGCAAAAGCCGTGCTCGTGGCAGGAGTCAAGCTAGAAGCAAAAGCAGTGCTCATAGTAGGAAGAGGAGTCGGAGCCACAGCAGAAGCAAGAAGAAGAGCCATGTACGGAGCAAGAGCCGGGTCAGAAGGTCCAAGTCGCGAAGTAGTAGTGGTGAAAAGAGCCGtggcaaagacaaaaagagaaagaggagccccagtcacagctgcagcagcagtgttagCAGCAATAATAATCAGGCTGGGAATAGTCTGTTGGAAGGACTGAAGCTAGTCATGGACAGCAAAGAATTGGAAGAGCGGTTGCCTAGCCTCAAAGACGCCATCCTCACTATTCAG GCCTCAAATGAAAGTCCGAACGTGAAATGTGAAAGACCTCAGCAGCATGACAGTCAAGAGAATTCAACATCACTGGAAAATGATAGTATGCTCCTTCCCCATGACAGAGTAGGCAGTGACTTCTCTTGGCTCCAGGTGCAAAATCAAGAGGACTCGGCAGCCCAGAAAGCTAATGAGCTTGAAGATGAGGAGTCATTTTTGTATGGGAGCGAAGACACTGGGGTAAAACAAATCAGTGAGTCCTCTACCACACTTTTTGCAGCTTTTTCCCAGATTGGAGAACATCCCAAACTACAGGAAATGGATAGTCTTGCTCTTGCTAGTCAACAGCATCAGAACAAGTCCATATTCAGTACCTTTGGGGATCTGCGTGACCCAAAGCAACCCCTTCAAACAACTTCCTCAAGCTTAGCCTCTGCCAGTCTGGACAGCAGTGAGACTGAGAAGATCAAGAACATATTAAAAAATCTGGGCACAACGGACATCAGCAATATCATGGTGAAGATGCAGGGGCAGAAGGAAGAGAAACAGCTGTCTCCTGCATATCCTGGTTCAGACATATCAGCAGCAGGCTTAGCGTTGCCAGCACTGAGTAACCCGAATGTACGGCAAGCTCTTGAGTCTCTACAGTCACTGATCAAAG CGACAAAGGAGAAGCGAGTAAAAAGAGATGACATTGGCATGCCTCAGACATCCTCTAATAAACACAAG GCAGGTGACGATGAAAGGCTCAGAGAGAAACAAGCCAGAATAAGTAAAATGGAGTCCTTGATGAAAGAACTGGAGGGATTGATGAAACAGGATG GATTGATATTTCTGACACCAGTAATTGGGTTTTACTGCCAGAAGTGTGAGGAGTTTATTGGAGATTTGAGTAGTGCTGAAAACCATGCAGCCATTCACCGCCATTGCAATTGTGGCAGT aaaacagAGATGGATAAGCATGCTGGAGACAAAGGGCACTCACACcattttagcagcagcagtaaaccacacccacaccccTCAGACAGGAGAGATCACAGGGACTACAGTACCCGTAAAGATTCCACAGGAGACCACAGGAGTCACAGAGACTACCAACGAGActggagggatgagagagatCAAACTAGGACATTTGACGACCACAGATCCCACAGGGCTGGGCAGGAAAACATCTCCCTTAAAGAGGAGATGAGAAAGGAGAGGATGCTTATAACGGTGTCCCATGGGCTGACACCTCCGCCACACATCAGGGTCAAGGAGGAGGTAAACAAGGAGCAAGCCATTGTAAGCAATGGCAAAGTCAAAGGGGAAGACAGCAAGGGACAGCCATCCATagacagcaaagacaaagatgAAAGCAGTGATGGTAGTGATGCTCACAAAGgaaaaacacctaaaacaaaatcacctaaaaagaaaaagaagaaggagaaaaaaaagaaggagaaacgGGATAAGTCCTAA
- the LOC139211170 gene encoding uncharacterized protein isoform X2 encodes MYRPGKPEHGQRPFGPPPPHGPPFGLRGPCGVPPPGHLPSRSGGTFSTPAPDSHFLHNRPPRGHFISPHCSSFSIDRSAVIALGGRQQIVPPAEPPHTQVRQWNITPVDRHPPDNSDAGEEFLRCIAANKPLPDYLKGNMAYNLADAFKSAKVLKDAVQSDLEFQRHMTRSKSRSRSRGRSRGKSRAKSRARSKSRARSRSRGRSKSRARGRSQARSKSSAHSRKRSRSHSRSKKKSHVRSKSRVRRSKSRSSSGEKSRGKDKKRKRSPSHSCSSSVSSNNNQAGNSLLEGLKLVMDSKELEERLPSLKDAILTIQIGEHPKLQEMDSLALASQQHQNKSIFSTFGDLRDPKQPLQTTSSSLASASLDSSETEKIKNILKNLGTTDISNIMVKMQGQKEEKQLSPAYPGSDISAAGLALPALSNPNVRQALESLQSLIKATKEKRVKRDDIGMPQTSSNKHKAGDDERLREKQARISKMESLMKELEGLMKQDGLIFLTPVIGFYCQKCEEFIGDLSSAENHAAIHRHCNCGSKTEMDKHAGDKGHSHHFSSSSKPHPHPSDRRDHRDYSTRKDSTGDHRSHRDYQRDWRDERDQTRTFDDHRSHRAGQENISLKEEMRKERMLITVSHGLTPPPHIRVKEEVNKEQAIVSNGKVKGEDSKGQPSIDSKDKDESSDGSDAHKGKTPKTKSPKKKKKKEKKKKEKRDKS; translated from the exons ATGTACCGCCCAGGTAAACCGGAGCACGGACAGCGGCCGTTCGGACCTCCACCTCCCCATGGCCCTCCATTCGGACTCAGGGGCCCCTGTGGGGTTCCTCCTCCTGGACACTTGCCGTCACGATCTGGTGGAACATTTTCGACCCCAGCACCTGATAGCCATTTTCTCCACAACAGGCCACCAAGAGGGCATTTCATCAGT CCCCACTGTAGCAGCTTCTCCATAGACCGTAGTGCAGTGATTGCTTTGGGAGGCAGGCAGCAGATCGTCCCTCCTGCAGAACCACCGCACACTCAGGTCCGACAGTGGAATATCACTCCTGTGGACCGTCATCCTCCAGACAACAG TGATGCTGGTGAGGAATTCCTGAGATGCATTGCAGCTAACAAGCCTCTCCCAGACTATCTCAAAGGGAACATGGCATACAACCTGGCTGATGCATTTAAGTCCGCCAAAGTTCTGAAAGACGCAGTCCAGTCAGACCTTGAATTCCAGAGGCATATGACCAGGAGCAAAAGCCGTAGTCGCAGTCGTGGCAGAAGTCGGGGGAAATCTCGAGCCAAGAGCCGAGCACGAAGCAAAAGCAGAGCACGCAGTCGAAGCAGAGGAAGGAGCAAAAGCCGTGCTCGTGGCAGGAGTCAAGCTAGAAGCAAAAGCAGTGCTCATAGTAGGAAGAGGAGTCGGAGCCACAGCAGAAGCAAGAAGAAGAGCCATGTACGGAGCAAGAGCCGGGTCAGAAGGTCCAAGTCGCGAAGTAGTAGTGGTGAAAAGAGCCGtggcaaagacaaaaagagaaagaggagccccagtcacagctgcagcagcagtgttagCAGCAATAATAATCAGGCTGGGAATAGTCTGTTGGAAGGACTGAAGCTAGTCATGGACAGCAAAGAATTGGAAGAGCGGTTGCCTAGCCTCAAAGACGCCATCCTCACTATTCAG ATTGGAGAACATCCCAAACTACAGGAAATGGATAGTCTTGCTCTTGCTAGTCAACAGCATCAGAACAAGTCCATATTCAGTACCTTTGGGGATCTGCGTGACCCAAAGCAACCCCTTCAAACAACTTCCTCAAGCTTAGCCTCTGCCAGTCTGGACAGCAGTGAGACTGAGAAGATCAAGAACATATTAAAAAATCTGGGCACAACGGACATCAGCAATATCATGGTGAAGATGCAGGGGCAGAAGGAAGAGAAACAGCTGTCTCCTGCATATCCTGGTTCAGACATATCAGCAGCAGGCTTAGCGTTGCCAGCACTGAGTAACCCGAATGTACGGCAAGCTCTTGAGTCTCTACAGTCACTGATCAAAG CGACAAAGGAGAAGCGAGTAAAAAGAGATGACATTGGCATGCCTCAGACATCCTCTAATAAACACAAG GCAGGTGACGATGAAAGGCTCAGAGAGAAACAAGCCAGAATAAGTAAAATGGAGTCCTTGATGAAAGAACTGGAGGGATTGATGAAACAGGATG GATTGATATTTCTGACACCAGTAATTGGGTTTTACTGCCAGAAGTGTGAGGAGTTTATTGGAGATTTGAGTAGTGCTGAAAACCATGCAGCCATTCACCGCCATTGCAATTGTGGCAGT aaaacagAGATGGATAAGCATGCTGGAGACAAAGGGCACTCACACcattttagcagcagcagtaaaccacacccacaccccTCAGACAGGAGAGATCACAGGGACTACAGTACCCGTAAAGATTCCACAGGAGACCACAGGAGTCACAGAGACTACCAACGAGActggagggatgagagagatCAAACTAGGACATTTGACGACCACAGATCCCACAGGGCTGGGCAGGAAAACATCTCCCTTAAAGAGGAGATGAGAAAGGAGAGGATGCTTATAACGGTGTCCCATGGGCTGACACCTCCGCCACACATCAGGGTCAAGGAGGAGGTAAACAAGGAGCAAGCCATTGTAAGCAATGGCAAAGTCAAAGGGGAAGACAGCAAGGGACAGCCATCCATagacagcaaagacaaagatgAAAGCAGTGATGGTAGTGATGCTCACAAAGgaaaaacacctaaaacaaaatcacctaaaaagaaaaagaagaaggagaaaaaaaagaaggagaaacgGGATAAGTCCTAA